The Sesamum indicum cultivar Zhongzhi No. 13 linkage group LG2, S_indicum_v1.0, whole genome shotgun sequence genome contains a region encoding:
- the LOC105156407 gene encoding lysine histidine transporter-like 6, which translates to MVSASPPQPKEVPSDEKWAENGPPREAEWWYSTFHTVTAMVGAGVLSLPYAMAYLGWGPGTFVMILSWCITLHTMWQMTRLHECVPGIRFDRYYDLGRHAFGPRLGPWIVLPQQLIVQVGCDIVYMVTGGKCLKKFMEIVCTTCTPIRQSYWICIFGGLHFFLSQLPDFNSVTGVSLAAAIMSLCYSTIAWAGSLSKGQAPNVSYAYKKTSGADAMFRVFNALGQITFAYAGHAVVLEIQATIPSTPEKPSRVPMWKGVVLAYFVNAICYFPVALIGYWAFGQEVPDNVLVALERPAWLIAAANLMVVVHVIGSYQVYAMPVFDIMERSIVKRLNISPGFALRLIVRSAYVAFTLFIGVTFPFFGDLLGFFGGFGFAPTSYFLPSIIWLKIMKPQRFSRSWIINWACIVVGVMIMVASTIGGLRNIVADSSTYDFYS; encoded by the exons ATGGTTTCAGCTTCTCCTCCACAGCCCAAA GAAGTTCCGTCGGATGAGAAATGGGCAGAAAACGGCCCCCCTCGCGAGGCAGAGTGGTGGTACTCGACCTTTCACACCGTCACAGCCATGGTTGGTGCTGGAGTTCTCAGCTTGCCATATGCCATGGCTTACTTAGGAtg GGGACCTGGAACATTTGTGATGATACTATCATGGTGCATCACCTTGCACACCATGTGGCAAATGACACGGCTCCACGAATGCGTTCCTGGGATTCGTTTCGACCGATACTACGACCTGGGACGACATGCCTTTGGGCCAAGACTCGGGCCCTGGATAGTGCTGCCTCAGCAACTCATTGTCCAGGTGGGCTGTGATATTGTGTATATGGTCACTGGAGGGAAGTGCCTCAAGAAATTCATGGAAATAGTCTGCACCACTTGCACCCCTATCAGGCAATCTTACTGGATTTGCATCTTTGGAGGCCTTCATTTTTTCCTCTCTCAGCTGCCTGACTTCAATTCTGTCACTGGTGTTTCGTTGGCGGCTGCAATCATGTCACTATG CTACTCAACTATAGCCTGGGCGGGCAGCCTTAGCAAGGGACAAGCCCCGAACGTGAGCTACGCGTACAAGAAGACGAGTGGGGCTGATGCCATGTTCAGGGTCTTCAATGCTTTGGGGCAGATCACATTTGCTTATGCTGGCCATGCAGTCGTGCTGGAGATTCAGGCCACCATTCCATCCACTCCTGAGAAGCCCTCAAGGGTGCCGATGTGGAAAGGCGTTGTCTTGGCCTATTTCGTTAATGCAATATGCTACTTCCCTGTCGCCCTGATCGGGTATTGGGCGTTTGGACAAGAAGTCCCTGATAACGTACTGGTGGCGCTTGAGAGGCCGGCATGGCTCATTGCGGCTGCTAATCTGATGGTGGTTGTTCATGTCATCGGAAGCTATCAG GTTTACGCAATGCCGGTGTTTGACATAATGGAGAGAAGCATAGTGAAGAGATTGAACATTTCACCTGGATTTGCTCTCAGGCTCATTGTTCGTTCTGCCTATGttg CTTTCACCCTATTCATTGGTGTGACTTTCCCTTTCTTCGGTGACCTCCTCGGTTTCTTTGGTGGCTTCGGCTTTGCTCCTACTTCTTACTTT CTACCTAGCATAATATGgctgaaaattatgaaaccaCAGAGATTCAGCCGCTCATGGATTATCAACTGG GCATGTATAGTTGTGGGAGTGATGATCATGGTGGCCTCCACCATCGGCGGCCTGCGAAATATCGTTGCTGATTCCTccacttatgatttttactCCTAA